One genomic segment of Amycolatopsis sp. Hca4 includes these proteins:
- a CDS encoding MbtH family NRPS accessory protein, with translation MQDDAEFQVLVNDEGQYSLWPVANEVPAGWRTDGFRGGRQECMDHVDEVWTDMRPLSLQRQMAADG, from the coding sequence ATGCAGGACGACGCCGAATTCCAGGTGCTGGTCAACGACGAGGGCCAGTACTCGCTGTGGCCGGTCGCGAACGAGGTACCCGCGGGCTGGCGCACCGACGGCTTCCGCGGCGGCCGCCAGGAGTGCATGGACCACGTCGACGAGGTGTGGACCGACATGCGGCCGCTGAGCCTGCAGCGGCAGATGGCCGCCGACGGCTGA
- a CDS encoding serine hydrolase, whose amino-acid sequence MPSPTTLSQSSLRVPLPTAEGRLQRLLTGLAHKHGVPAAQLVVTDGGRTDTATAGDVTAEAKFPVGSITKAFTAALAMLLVADGDLDPDDSLGEHLDGLGPLVGRPTVGQVLSHTGGLPAALGAAADGAGSARRYLRACREAGLVQPPGQCFSYSNVGYVLTGYLVEAVTGMSWWEAADALLLEELGIGAAFVVEPGGRRRTEGHVSGHAVHAATGRARSVAQTLSPAEAAAGALALSAGDLAAFGSMFCGGDGPLPPDLAAAMGRPVPGAEPFGLADTWGLGLAGYRGADADWTGHDGTADGTSCHLRIDAAHGRVVALTTNGSTGSALWTDLVAALRLEGLPVGDYELPADLDRAARPAADLTGHYTNGDLEYEVDVRPDGGAVLVVDGEVYPELALLRDGAFSVREPATGRRIIGGRFLTDPATGAISAMQAGGRVARRRRRAS is encoded by the coding sequence ATGCCCTCTCCTACGACGCTTTCCCAGTCCTCCCTGCGCGTTCCGCTGCCGACGGCCGAGGGCCGGCTGCAGCGGCTGCTGACCGGACTGGCCCACAAGCACGGCGTCCCGGCCGCCCAGCTGGTCGTCACCGACGGCGGCCGGACGGACACCGCCACGGCAGGCGACGTCACCGCCGAAGCGAAGTTCCCGGTCGGTTCCATCACCAAGGCGTTCACCGCGGCACTGGCGATGCTGCTGGTCGCCGACGGCGACCTCGACCCGGACGACTCGCTCGGCGAGCACCTGGACGGTCTCGGCCCGCTGGTCGGCAGACCGACCGTCGGGCAGGTGCTCAGCCACACCGGCGGGCTGCCTGCCGCGCTCGGCGCCGCCGCCGACGGGGCCGGCTCGGCTCGCCGGTACCTGCGGGCCTGCCGCGAGGCCGGGCTCGTCCAGCCGCCCGGCCAGTGCTTCTCGTATTCGAATGTCGGGTACGTGCTCACCGGGTACCTGGTCGAGGCCGTCACCGGGATGAGCTGGTGGGAGGCGGCGGACGCGCTGCTGCTCGAAGAGCTCGGCATCGGCGCCGCGTTCGTCGTGGAGCCGGGCGGCCGGCGCCGGACCGAGGGACACGTCAGCGGCCACGCCGTGCACGCGGCGACCGGCCGCGCCCGGTCCGTCGCGCAGACGCTGAGCCCGGCCGAGGCCGCGGCCGGGGCGCTGGCGCTGAGTGCCGGGGACCTCGCCGCCTTCGGGAGCATGTTCTGCGGGGGCGACGGGCCGCTGCCGCCGGACCTGGCGGCCGCGATGGGGCGGCCGGTGCCGGGGGCGGAGCCGTTCGGCCTGGCCGACACCTGGGGCCTCGGCCTGGCCGGCTACCGCGGCGCCGACGCGGACTGGACCGGCCACGACGGCACGGCGGACGGCACGTCCTGCCACCTGCGGATCGACGCGGCGCACGGCCGGGTGGTCGCGCTGACGACCAACGGGAGCACGGGTTCGGCGCTGTGGACGGACCTGGTGGCGGCCCTGCGGCTCGAAGGCCTCCCGGTGGGCGACTACGAGCTGCCGGCCGACCTCGACCGCGCGGCCCGCCCGGCGGCCGACCTGACCGGCCACTACACCAACGGCGACCTGGAGTACGAGGTGGACGTCCGCCCGGACGGCGGCGCGGTCCTGGTCGTGGACGGCGAGGTCTACCCGGAGCTGGCCTTGCTGCGCGACGGCGCGTTCTCGGTCCGCGAGCCGGCCACGGGCCGCCGCATCATCGGCGGCCGCTTCCTGACCGACCCGGCAACGGGAGCGATCAGCGCAATGCAGGCCGGCGGCCGCGTCGCCCGCCGACGGCGCCGCGCTTCCTGA